The Opitutus sp. ER46 genome contains the following window.
GTAAAATCATTTCTTGCCCCGGGCCCTGGATGGTCAGCCCCAACGGAGAGTAGTTCCACACCCCGTTGCCAGTCAGCGACCCGCACGAGATTGTCAGAAATTTGCGAGTTGCCAGCAGGCTCTTGCCACCACCGCCACCGCCTTCCTAATCTTCCGCCCTTGTCCGTCGGCCCGTGCGCCGCTCCGGGCCCAACGCTACATATGAGTGCCTCGTGCACCGACGACCAACGGCCTGTCTTCCTGATCACCCACGAATTCTATCCGAAGCGCGGGGGCATCGCCACGTTCACGGAGGAGATCGCCCGAGCCACGGCCAAGTTGGGGTACAACGTCGAAGTCTGGGCCCAATCTGCGCCCGAGCAGGCCGCCAAGGAAGACTGGCCCTTCCAGCTGCGCCGTCTGCCCTTGAAGGGCTCGCATGATCTCGGCTGCCAGATCCAGCTCGCGCGCGAGTTGATCCGGCGCCGCCGCGACCTTAGGCATGCGACGGTCTACCTGCCGGAGCCAGGCCCGATGCTGGCCATGATGCTGCTGCAGTTTTTCCACGCGTTTCGCCCTCACCGGCTGGTGCTCACCTTTCACGGCTCCGAGATTCTCAAGTTCACGAGCAGCCCGGTACGCCGTGCCCTCGCGCGGCGGCTGATCCAGCACGCCACCCGGATCAGCACCCTCACCCACTTCACCCGCGACCTCCTCCTGTCTCACTTCCCGGAAGCCCGGGAGAAGATATTCCTCACCCCGGGCGCGCTCCGCTCCGACTTCGCGGTCGTTCCGCCCCGGCGCACCGCCCGCAAGGACAAAACCGTTGTCCTGACGGTAGGGCGCCTGCACCCGCGCAAAGGACAGCTCGAGACGCTTCAGGCGCTCCAGCTGCTGCCGGCCGCCACCCGTGCCAAGCTCGAGTACTGGATCGTGGGCGGTCAAAGCCGCAATGGCTACGAAGCCGCCCTCCGCGAGGCCGCTGCCAAACGGCCCGACCTCACGGTCCGTTTCTTCGGCAACATTCCCGACGACGAACTCTCGGACGTTTACGAACGCGCCGACATCTTTGCGATGACCAGCGTCAACCTCGAGACGAGCATCGAGGGCTTCGGGCTCGTCTACATCGAAGCCGCCGCCCACGGCCTGCCCGTCGTCGCCCATGATGTCGGCGGCGTGTCCGAAGCTGTGGTCGATGGCGTCACGGGCCTGCTGGTGCCGCCGCACCGGCCCGTGCAACTGGCAGCCGCTTTCGAGAAACTCATTCACGACCCGGATCTGCGACGTCGCCTCGGCGATTCCGGCCGCGCCTTCGCCCAGCGCAACTGCTGGAAGCAATCGGCCGCCGCCCTCTTCAGTCCAGAGGACGCCGTCATATGATCCAGTCCAGGGCTGAGATTACCGTCCGCTACGCCGAAACGGACATGATGGGCGTCGTGTACCACGGCAGCTACCTGCCGTGGTTTGAGGTCGGACGCACGACCCTGATGAAGGACCTCGGGCTGCCGTACCGCGATCTCGAGGCCCAGGGTTTTCTCCTGCCCGTGCTCGAGGTGAACGTGAAGTACCGCCGTCCCGCGAAGTACGACGACGTGATCACGATCGTCACCACGATGCGCGAGAAGCCGATGCTGCGTATCCGCCTGGAGTATGAGGTGAAGCGTGGCGATGAACTGCTCGCGACCGGTCACACGGTGCACACGTTCATCGACCGCGAGGGCAAGGTCGTCCGGCCGCCCCCTCAGGTGATTGCCGTCTTCGACGCGGGCTTTGCCGCCGCCGACCGGTCCGCGACCACCTGACCACCGTCACGCCCCGCCCGGAGCCGGGCGGCACGCGTCGTACTCCGCGAGCACCAGCGGGTCCGTCTCCTTCGCACGCGCCGCGACCAAGGCGTCGCCCCCACCCAGCTGCCTCACCGCCCAGACGGCATGGGCCCGTACAAGCGGCAGCGGATGCGCCACCGCGAGGTTGAGCAACTGCGGCAGCAGCAATCGATCGCCGCTGTTTCCCGCCACCACGCAGGCATTCCGCAGGAGCCCGGCCAGCTTTAGCCGCTTGATGGGCGTCCGGCGGAAAACCTCCGCAAAACGCTCCGGGGTGAGCGCCAGGAGATCCTCCAGCGTCAACGCCGCCAGGTCGTGGCGCGCCGCTAGCAACAGCCGCCGACCTTCGCGGGCAAAACGGTTCCACGGGCAAACCTCCAGGCACAGATCGCACCCATAGATCCGCTGGCCGATGCCGGCCCGCAACTCGCGGGGAATCACGCCCTTGTTTTCGATTGTCTGATACGACACGCAACGGCGCGCATCCACCACGCCCGGCGCCGCAAACGCCCGCGTCGGACACGCGTCCAGGCATCGGGTGCATTTTCCGCAAAGCAGTCCCACGGGCGGCCGCGCGGATGCCGTCTCTGTCGCGGCATCGGCCCGCGCGGCGGGTTTCCGCAAGGGCTCGTCCGGCACGAAGTCCAGCCGGGTCAGGATCGCCGCCAGAATCAGCCAGTTCCCGTGGTCGCGCGGCGCGATGAGCATGGCGTTCTTGCCCACGAAACCGAGGCCCGCGCGCGCCGCCCAGCCACGCTCGATCACCGGGCCGGTGTCGACGTAGTAGCGGTAGTCTGTCGCCTCCACGCCGTACAACGCCTCGATGGCACGCCCCGCCGCGACCAGCGCCGGCTTCATCGTGTCGTGATAATCCTCATGCAGCGCATACCGCGCCCAGCGGGGCGCATCGGCACCTCCCGTCGGCGTCGCGAGTTGCCCGTGCCAGTAGCTCACGCCGAGCAGGATCATGCTCCGCGCGCCCGACAGCACGAGTCCCGGATCGAGCCGCTTGTCCAGCGAACGCTCCATCCAGTGCATGTCCGCGTGCATCCCCGCCGCCAGCCACTCCGCCAGCCCGCCCGGGACGGGGGGAGCCGGTCCCGCCTCGAGCTGCGCAAAGCGCACCGCATCGAACCCCAGTTCGTGCAGCCGCGCGCGCAACCGCGCTTGTCGGGAGGCGGCGGAAACGAGGTCAGGCATGCTCACGCCGAGCAATGGAGCCGCAAATCCGCCCGCCGTCCACTCCCCGCCTCAGGCATGCACGCGCACAAAGTCATGCGCGTCCCGCCGCCACGCCCGGATCACGTGGCCGACGACATCGTGCAGCGGGCGCATGTCCGTGAGGATCACCGTGCCGCACCGGTTGTAGATCGGCTCGCGCTGCGCGTACAACGTGCGCACGCGCTCATCGGGATTTTCGACCGCCAGCAGGGGCCTCGTCCGATGCCGGCCCGTCCGCTCGAGAATCGTCTCGATCGAGGCATGCAGGCAGACCACCACCCCGCGGGCCTCAAGCTGTTCCAGCATGCCGGGCTGCACCACGAGGCCACCGCCGCAAGCCACGACGGTCCGCTCGCCGGGGTGGCCGGCCGCGACAAACGCCCGTTCCATCTCCCGAAACGCCGCCTCTCCGTCGCGCGCAAAGATGTCGGTGATCGTGCGTCCCTGCAGGCGTTCGATCTCGTGGTCGCTGTCCAGCAGGTTGAACCCCAGGCGCTGCGCCACCGCACGGCCAACGGTACTCTTGCCGGTGCCCATGAAGCCGACCAGGTAGAGGTTAACATCCGCTGGATTCATCTCGCGTGCGCGAGCAGAAAACCCGCCCGGGACCGCAATGCCAACACGAAATACCGCCCGCCACCGACGACGGCAGGTCCGACGCAGCGCCGCAAAAGACTTTGCCGGCGCGCCCTTGCCCCCAAACACTCGGCGCCATGTCGCCAGCCGCCCACTACACGTTCGCCAGCGATAACACCGCCGGGATCTGCCCGGAGGCCCTCGCCGCCATCAACGCGATCAATGCCGCCACCGAGCCCAGCTACGGCGAGGACGGGCACACCGCGGAGGCGCGCCGGCTTTTCAGCCAGATATTCGAAACGCCGTGCTCCGTCTTCTTCGTGTTCAACGGCACCGCGTCCAACGCCGTCACCCTCGCCGGCCTCTGCCAGCGCCACGAGGCGGTGATCTGCCATGAGCTCGCCCACATCGACACCGACGAGTGCGGCGCGCCCGAGTTTTTCACCGGCGGCAGCAAGCTCCTGCCCCTCGCCGCCCCCCACGCCAAGCTCCGGCCGGCCGACATCGAGCCCGTGTTCTCCCGCGGGCACGGCGTGCATTATCCGAGGCTCCGCGTGCTGTCGCTCACGCAGTCGACCGAACTTGGCACGTGCTACACCCCGGCCGAGCTCCACGCGCTGTGCGCCGCCGCGCACGCCCGCGGCCTCGTCGTCCAGATGGACGGCGCCCGCTTCGCCAACGCGGCCGCGGCCCTGGGCGCGAAGGGACACTCGCCCGCCGACCTGACCTGGCGCGCCGGCGTGGACGTCCTCTGCTTTGGCGGCACCAAGAACGGCCTGCTCACGACCGAGGCCATCGTCTTCTTCGACCCGGCGCTCGCCCGCGATTTCGAGTACCGCGTCAAGCAATCGGGCCAACTCGCTTCCAAGCTCCGCTTCGCCACGGCGCAATGGGTCGCGGTGCTGCGCGACGGCGCCTGGCTGCGGCACGCCGCGCACGCCAACCGCCAGGCCCAGGCGCTGGCCGCCGGGCTCCAGTCGCTCGGAGGACGGCTCATCGCCCCGGTCGAGGTGAACGCCGTTTTCATCGAACTGCCCCCGAAAGTCGTCACCGCGCTCGAACACGCCGGCTGGCATT
Protein-coding sequences here:
- a CDS encoding glycosyltransferase family 4 protein gives rise to the protein MSASCTDDQRPVFLITHEFYPKRGGIATFTEEIARATAKLGYNVEVWAQSAPEQAAKEDWPFQLRRLPLKGSHDLGCQIQLARELIRRRRDLRHATVYLPEPGPMLAMMLLQFFHAFRPHRLVLTFHGSEILKFTSSPVRRALARRLIQHATRISTLTHFTRDLLLSHFPEAREKIFLTPGALRSDFAVVPPRRTARKDKTVVLTVGRLHPRKGQLETLQALQLLPAATRAKLEYWIVGGQSRNGYEAALREAAAKRPDLTVRFFGNIPDDELSDVYERADIFAMTSVNLETSIEGFGLVYIEAAAHGLPVVAHDVGGVSEAVVDGVTGLLVPPHRPVQLAAAFEKLIHDPDLRRRLGDSGRAFAQRNCWKQSAAALFSPEDAVI
- a CDS encoding thioesterase family protein, producing the protein MIQSRAEITVRYAETDMMGVVYHGSYLPWFEVGRTTLMKDLGLPYRDLEAQGFLLPVLEVNVKYRRPAKYDDVITIVTTMREKPMLRIRLEYEVKRGDELLATGHTVHTFIDREGKVVRPPPQVIAVFDAGFAAADRSATT
- the queG gene encoding tRNA epoxyqueuosine(34) reductase QueG produces the protein MPDLVSAASRQARLRARLHELGFDAVRFAQLEAGPAPPVPGGLAEWLAAGMHADMHWMERSLDKRLDPGLVLSGARSMILLGVSYWHGQLATPTGGADAPRWARYALHEDYHDTMKPALVAAGRAIEALYGVEATDYRYYVDTGPVIERGWAARAGLGFVGKNAMLIAPRDHGNWLILAAILTRLDFVPDEPLRKPAARADAATETASARPPVGLLCGKCTRCLDACPTRAFAAPGVVDARRCVSYQTIENKGVIPRELRAGIGQRIYGCDLCLEVCPWNRFAREGRRLLLAARHDLAALTLEDLLALTPERFAEVFRRTPIKRLKLAGLLRNACVVAGNSGDRLLLPQLLNLAVAHPLPLVRAHAVWAVRQLGGGDALVAARAKETDPLVLAEYDACRPAPGGA
- a CDS encoding shikimate kinase: MNPADVNLYLVGFMGTGKSTVGRAVAQRLGFNLLDSDHEIERLQGRTITDIFARDGEAAFREMERAFVAAGHPGERTVVACGGGLVVQPGMLEQLEARGVVVCLHASIETILERTGRHRTRPLLAVENPDERVRTLYAQREPIYNRCGTVILTDMRPLHDVVGHVIRAWRRDAHDFVRVHA
- a CDS encoding beta-eliminating lyase-related protein, which codes for MSPAAHYTFASDNTAGICPEALAAINAINAATEPSYGEDGHTAEARRLFSQIFETPCSVFFVFNGTASNAVTLAGLCQRHEAVICHELAHIDTDECGAPEFFTGGSKLLPLAAPHAKLRPADIEPVFSRGHGVHYPRLRVLSLTQSTELGTCYTPAELHALCAAAHARGLVVQMDGARFANAAAALGAKGHSPADLTWRAGVDVLCFGGTKNGLLTTEAIVFFDPALARDFEYRVKQSGQLASKLRFATAQWVAVLRDGAWLRHAAHANRQAQALAAGLQSLGGRLIAPVEVNAVFIELPPKVVTALEHAGWHFYRFIGEHGYRLMCSWATRDDELAAFLRDARAAFSA